The genomic DNA TCGGCTCGGCGGCTGCGACAAGGCGCAGCTGCTCGTCGGCGGCACGCGGGTGATCGATCGACTCGTTGCGGCCATCGGCCCGCACGTTCGGCATCTGGCAATTGTGACGAACGTGCCGGGAGCCTATCCAGAGTTGGGGCTGCCTGCGATTGCCGACCGGCTGCCGGGCCGCGGCGTGCTGGCCGGCATCGAGGCGGCGCTGGCGGCAAGCGACGCCTCGCAGCTGCTCGTCGTGGCGTGCGATATGCCCTTTCTCCACAGCGCGTTCGTGGCGGATTTGATGTGCGCCGGGCGCGATGCCCCAATCGCGGTGCCTCGAGCGCCTGACGGCCGTTATCCCGTCTGCGCCTCGATTGCGCGGACATGTCACGAGACGGTCCGCGAGCTGCTCGAGGCTGGCCACTTGTCGTTCCGCGATTTGCTCGGCTCGCTGCAGGTCCACGAGCTCGAGCCAGAGGCGCTTCGCAAGCATGACCCGGACGGTGTGCTCCTGCTCAACGTCAACACACCGTTCGACTACGCGCGCGCCTTGACCGCGTGCGGACCTGATTGGCGGGCATCGTACCCGCATGACGCAACGTGAGTCAAACCATTCGAAGGGCCGTTTCCTGTTTCCTGTTTCCCGTTTCCCGAATCCTGATTCCCGATTCCTGATTCCATGATCCTACCGATTCAACAGCAGATTCGCGTCCGGCTCACGGAACTGCTCAGGCGCCGGTACGAGCTCTCCGCCAACGACCTTCCTGCGCTGGTTATCGAAGCGCCGCCACGACGCGCGTTCGGCGATCTTGCCCTGCCCGTGGCATTCGAGCTGGCGCGCCGGCTCAAGCGGCCACCGCGCGTGATCGCTCAGGAGATCGTCGATACGCTCGGCCCCCTCGACGGCATCGCCCGCGCTGTCGCCGCACCCAACGGCTACGTGAACGTATTCCTCGATCGGGCCATCCTCCTGCGAGCCGGCCTGGCCAGCGCTACGGAGCCCACCTCGTCCTCCAGCGCCGTCCCCCAGGTCAAGACGATTGTCGAGCACACGTCCATCAACCCCAACAAGGCGGCCCATATCGGCCATCTCCGCAACGCAGCAATTGGCGACACGCTCGTGCGCCTCCTCCGCTTCCTTGGTGCTCCCGTCGAGGTGCACAACTACATCGACGACACCGGCGTACAAGTCGCAGATGTCGTCGTCGGCTTTCGTGAGCTGGAACAGAAGACGCTCGTCGATGTTCGCCGGTTGGCGGAGGAAGCGCGGTTCGACTATTACTGCTGGGATCTCTATGCGCGGGTGACCGAATGGTACGAGGAGGATCGCGCGCGCCTCGCGAAGCGCTCGGCCACGCTTCACGCCATCGAGCACGGCGGGGGTGACGCGCCAGCCATGGCCGCCTTCATCGC from Luteitalea sp. includes the following:
- a CDS encoding NTP transferase domain-containing protein, with the protein product MVDRPSDHPTNDWDAAILAGGRSRRLGGCDKAQLLVGGTRVIDRLVAAIGPHVRHLAIVTNVPGAYPELGLPAIADRLPGRGVLAGIEAALAASDASQLLVVACDMPFLHSAFVADLMCAGRDAPIAVPRAPDGRYPVCASIARTCHETVRELLEAGHLSFRDLLGSLQVHELEPEALRKHDPDGVLLLNVNTPFDYARALTACGPDWRASYPHDAT